One window of Desulfobacca acetoxidans DSM 11109 genomic DNA carries:
- a CDS encoding CBS domain-containing protein: MPYTKKVKDVMIPLEDYPHIPYWFTLRQAMAIIREATIKFEGSFEPRAVLVFDEKYQLMGMLTLRDILRGLEPRFAKDSGLIKADPNLAVLMGDMFGPGMREASQKAVSEVMSPIKVTVDGNDPITKALFLMIREDVGMMPVILEKKVAGMVRLSDLFQEISQVVLGD, from the coding sequence ATGCCATACACCAAAAAGGTTAAAGATGTGATGATCCCCTTGGAAGATTATCCTCACATCCCGTACTGGTTCACCCTGCGCCAGGCTATGGCTATTATCCGGGAAGCAACCATAAAGTTTGAAGGCAGTTTCGAACCCCGGGCCGTATTGGTCTTCGACGAAAAGTATCAGCTCATGGGTATGCTAACCCTGCGCGATATCCTGCGCGGCCTGGAGCCCCGGTTTGCCAAAGATTCTGGTCTTATCAAGGCCGACCCCAATCTGGCCGTGCTCATGGGAGATATGTTCGGCCCCGGTATGAGGGAGGCCTCCCAAAAGGCGGTGAGCGAGGTGATGAGTCCCATAAAGGTTACGGTGGACGGCAACGACCCCATCACCAAGGCCCTGTTTCTGATGATTCGCGAAGACGTTGGCATGATGCCGGTCATTCTGGAGAAGAAGGTAGCTGGCATGGTGCGCTTGAGCGACTTATTCCAAGAGATTTCACAAGTAGTTCTGGGCGATTGA